A region of the Bacillus sp. NP247 genome:
TCTTTCAATGAATGGGAAAGCAAAGGAGGCAATTAATTTTTACATTCGCAATTTAGAAGCCAAGAAGCTAATGATTGTTACGTATGAAGAAATGGCCAAAAGAGACAGTTCTTTTGAAATTACAAGCGAAAATAAAGATTATATTTCTCACTCTGTTCTACAAATTGGGAATACAAAGCTAATGATAGCAGAAGATACAATGAAATCTAATGAACGTTATAACGTTGGAAATAACATGTCACTTTGCATTCAAAGCGCTAATTTAGAAGAAATACAAAGATTTTATAATAATTTAATTTCCGATAAGCATGTAAAAATAATCTCTCCATTAGAAAAAAATATATTTAGTGAAGCATATGGTATTATTGAAGATCCTTTCGGCATACAAATCCAGTTAATGTATGATAAACGATTAAACTAAATAACTCGTCATATTCACATGTTCCTAATAAAAAAGACACGAAGTTCGTGTCTTTTTTATCGTACAGGAATGGCTCTATCCGTTTCGCTACTTTCAATAGCTAATTGAATAAGTCTTATAACTTCCAAGCCTTCTTCTGCTGTTACAGGTGGTTTCTCACCATTTACAATACTATCTCTTACACCTTTATAATACATGTCATAACAGCCGACTTCTGTCGGAATACGTACTAACTCTTCTTCTGTTTCTAAGGTAGCAAAATTCTCTTCAGAGTCTGCTCCATAACCGTTATCGCCTGGCTTCATTCCATTTTTTAATTGTTCTTCCTGTGAATCCATACCGTACTTCACAATAGAACCTTTATCTCCATGCAGTGTAAAATGCGGTCCAGCTTGCTTTACGTAACTGCTACTATGTAAAATAACGCGCTTTACTCCGTAGTGAAGTACAACATGGAAGTAATCATCAACTTCTGCACCTGGTCGTTGTTTTATTACATCTGCGCTTATTGCATCTGGTTTCCCAAATATTGATAATGCTTGGTCAATTAAATGCGATCCTAAATCATATAATATACCTGATCCTGGTAAGTTCTTTTCTCTCCAACGATCGCGTACATGTGGGCGGAAACGATCGAAATGCGCTTCATATGCGTATACATTTCCTATTCTTTTTTCTTGTAATAATTTCTTTATCGTTAAGAAATCATTATCAAAACGGCGATTATGATAAACACTTAAAACGACATTATGTTGGTTCGCTAATGAAATAAGTTCTTCTCCCTCTTCAATTGAAACAACGAATGGTTTTTCCACAACAACATGCTTACCGTGTACAATCGCTTCTTTTACATATGGAAAATGGGTTGTATTCGGCGAAGTAATGACCACTAAGGCAATATCAGCTCGATTTACTAATTCATCAATTGTACCAACAACTTCAGCATTTGGTAATGCTTGTTTCACTACTTCTTCTTTTGATGATAAAATAGCACGAATATCGTATTCTTCTATCGTTTGTAATAACGGGATGTGAAATGTTGTACTAGAAAATCCAAATCCTACAATCCCTACACCTATTTTTTTCATGTTGCCCCTCCATTTATCCCGCTACTTGCGGGCAGTAAGATCCCTACCTCAAAATTCAACGGATGCAAAGAAGTTAGGTGAGGGATCAACTGCTCGTAAAAGCCCGATTGGTTCAACTAATAATCAGTGGGGAATGAAGAAAATCCCACTGATTAAAGTTTCACTTTATGAGAACGATTTCATTTTATTATTATAACAAGATTATTTTTATATCCACAATGATTTGCTTAGAAAAAAGCATCTTACTATCATTCATAGCAAGATGCTCACTTCATTACGTTCTTTTCTTCGTCCACGTTTCAATTACTTCACCAGTATCATTAACATCTAGTACTAAACTACCATTACTATACCGGTCTTTATTTCGAAACGCTTTCGGATCAATTTCTTCTACAATGTGTTTCTCTGTCTTCATGTAAACTAATTCGTCATCTCGAACAATTTCAATACCGACAATGCGGTACGGATTGCGTTTTAACTCTTTAAAAATTACAAGGCCCCGCTTCGCCCTCGTTGATTTCTCAATTTCCGATGCCTTTATACGTTTCACAGCACCTCGCTGCGTAACGAGAATAAGTTGATCTTTTTCACCATTTAACGGTTTACCAGAAGCAACATAGTCATCTTCTTTTAAATTAATTGCTTTCACACCAGCTGCTCTTACACCAACCGGACTTACTTCTTCTTCATTGAATACAAGTGCATATGCACCATGTGTTGCAAGAACAATATCACTTGTTCCATCTGTCGCAAATATATCAACTACTTCATCATCTTTTTTCAAGTTTACAGCAACGAATGCCCGTGAATAACGCTGAACTTTATATTGGTTTAATTCTGTTTTTTTAATCATACCGTTTCTTGTAACAAATACGATAAATCGTTTTTCTTCTTCAAAATTCGGTACGACTGTTGCCCAAATTAACGCTTCATCTCGCTCGAGTGTAACAAGATTCGCAACATGTTGACCTAAATCTTTCCAACGAATTTCTGGCATTTCATATACAGGAAGATAAATATAATTTCCTTTGTTCGTAAATAAAAGAACGGTTTCTGTCGTGTTTGTATCGAAACGCTCAAGTAAGATGTCACCCTCTTTCATACCGAAGTCTTTGCCGTTCGATGCATTATGTGAACGCCAACCTGTTCGTTTCACATATCCTTCTTTCGTTACAGTAACGATGACATCTTCTTGCGGAATCATTACTTCCACATCGATTTTAATTTCTTCAATTTCCTCTTCAATTACCGCACGGCGATTATCACTATATGTTTTCTTTACTCTCTTCAAATCTGTTTTAATAACTTGAAGAAGTCTTTTTTCACTTTGTAAAATTGACTGTAACTCTATAATTTTTTTACTGAGTTCAGCTGCTTCTTGCTCTAGCGCTGTAATATCTGTATTCGTTAAACGATATAATTGCAACGAAACAATTGCTTCTGACTGTGCCTCTGTAAATCCAAATTTCGCACTTAAATTATCTTTCGCATTACGCTTATCTTTAGACCCGCGGATTGTTTCAATTACTTCATCTAAAATTGATAATGCTTTCTTTAAACCTTCTACAATATGCTGACGATTTTCTGCTTTTCTTAATTCATATTGTGAGCGTCTTGTAACAACTTCTTTCTGATGTCCAATATATGCATCCAAAATCTTAGGTAATGTCATAAGTGTTGGACGACGATTATTTATCGCTACCATATTAAAGTTGTATGGAATTTGTAAATCTGTATTTTTATATAAATAATTTAAAATACCTTCAGCATTCGCTTCTTTTTTTAATTCTACAACGATGCGAAGGCCTGTACGGTCTGTCTCATCACGCACTTCAGCAATTCCATCTAGCCTTTTATCTATACGTAATTCATCCATTTTCTTAACAAGATTCGCTTTATTTACTTCGTACGGAATTTCTGTAATAACGATTTGTTGCTTCCCGCCACGAATCGTTTCAACTTCTGCTTTTCCGCGAATAATAATTTTACCTTTACCTGTTTCATACGCTTTTTTAATGCCATCTATCCCTTGAATAATACCACCTGTAGGAAAATCTGGTCCTTTAATAACGGCTAACAAGTCATCCACAGAACTATTCGGCTGATCGATACGCATCATTGTAGCATCAATTACTTCTCCAAGATGATGCGGGGGGATTTCTGTTGCATAACCAGCGGAAATCCCTGTAGATCCGTTCACTAATAAGTTTGGGAACATCGCCGGTAATACAACAGGTTCTTCACTCGTATCATCAAAGTTTGACACGAATTCTACTGTTTCTTTATCAAGATCACGTAATAACTCAGATGCGATTGGTGATAAACGTGCTTCTGTATAACGCATTGCTGCTGCTGGATCCCCATCAACACTACCGTTATTTCCATGCATTTCAACTAGAACATTACGTACTTTCCAAGTTTGACTTAAACGGACCATCGCCTCATATACAGAGGAATCACCATGTGGATGATAATTACCGATAACATTACCTACTGTTTTAGCTGATTTACGAAACGCTTTATCATGTACATTTCCTTCTACATACATGGAATATAAAATACGTCTTTGTACTGGTTTTAAACCGTCACGCGCATCTGGAAGCGCGCGGTCTTGAATAATATATTTACTATAACGTGCAAAGCGGTCACCTAACACGTCTTCAAGCGGGAGGTCATGAAACTTCTCTGCCTGCATGTTATTCCACCTCCGTCTCCATAATCATTTCATTTTCTAAAATATTTCCTTCTTCTTGCATACCAAATTGTACATTACGTTCAATCCATTTACGGCGAGGTTCTACTTTATCACCCATCAATGTCGTAACTCGGCGCTCCGCTCTTGATGCATCGTCAATTTTCACACGAATTAACGTACGTGTTTCAGGGTTCATCGTTGTTTCCCATAATTGATCGGCATTCATTTCGCCAAGTCCTTTATAGCGCTGCAACATATAGCCTTTACCGACCTTTTTCGTTACATCACCTAATTCTTCATCAGACCATGCATATTCAATTACTTCACTTTTCCCTTTTCCTTTACTTACTTTATATAAAGGTGGAAGTGCGATAAATACTTTACCAGCTTCAATAAGTGGTTTCATATAACGGTAGAAGAACGTCAGTAGTAACACTTGAATATGTGCTCCATCCGTATCTGCATCGGTCATAATAACAACTTTATCGTAGTTAATGTCTTCAACAGCGAACTCATTGCCTACGCCGCCGCCAATTGCGTAAATAATCGTATTGATCTCTTCGTTCTTAAAAATATCAGCAAGCTTTGCTTTTTCCGTGTTAATTACTTTACCACGTAATGGTAGCACCGCTTGGAAACGACGATCTCGCCCTTGCTTTGCTGAACCACCAGCCGAGTCACCCTCTACTAAATACAATTCGTTTTTCTGAGGATTACGTGATTGTGCAGGTGTTAACTTCCCGCTTAAAGTACCTTCTGATTTTTTCTTCTTCTTACCAGTACGCGCTTCTTCTCTCGCTTTACGAGCAGCCTCACGTGCTTGTGCTGCTTTAATTGCCTTTCTCACAAGAAGTGTAGCTACATCCGGGTTTTCTTCTAAAAAGTAAGCTAAATGCTCAGATACAATTGCATCAATTGAAGAACGAGCTTCACTTGTACCTAGTTTCCCTTTCGTTTGCCCTTCAAACTGGAGTACGTCTTCTGGTACACGTACAGAAACAATCGAAGCTAATCCTTCACGAATATCTGTACCCTCTAAATTTTTGTCTTTTTCTTTTAATAAAGAAACTTTACGAGCATACTCATTGAACACACGTGTCATTGCTGTTTTAAATCCAGCTTCGTGTGTACCACCGTCTTTTGTACGTACATTATTTACAAACGAAAGAATGTTTTCTGAGTAACCATCATTAAACTGAAACGCTAACTCTGCTTCAATTCCATTTTGCTCACCCGAGAAATATACAACTGGATGAATCGAATCTTTCTCTTCGTTTAAGTATGAAACGAAAGCCTCAATTCCTGTTTCATAATGAAACACATCTTCTAAATCATTACGTTCATCTTTTATCGAGATTTTCATTCCTTTTAATAAGAATGCAGACTCACGTAATCTCTCACATAATGTTTCATAATTATAATTTGTTGTGCTGAAAATAGTTGTATCTGGTTTGAAGTGCATCGTTGTACCAGACTCTTTCGTTTTCCCGATTTTTTCTAACGTCGTTGCAGGATTACCACCATTTTCAAAGCGTTGTTCATAAATGTTACCATCACGCTTAATCGTTACTACTAGCCATTCTGACAAGGCATTTACAACTGATGCCCCAACACCGTGTAAACCACCACTCGTTTTATAGCCCCCTTGACCAAACTTACCACCAGCATGAAGTACAGTTAAAATAACTTCAGGTG
Encoded here:
- the parE gene encoding DNA topoisomerase IV subunit B; the protein is MAKHQFQYNEDAIQVLEGLEAVRKRPGMYIGSTDSRGLHHLVYEIVDNSVDEALAGFGDEISVVIHKDNSISVIDKGRGMPTGMHKLGKPTPEVILTVLHAGGKFGQGGYKTSGGLHGVGASVVNALSEWLVVTIKRDGNIYEQRFENGGNPATTLEKIGKTKESGTTMHFKPDTTIFSTTNYNYETLCERLRESAFLLKGMKISIKDERNDLEDVFHYETGIEAFVSYLNEEKDSIHPVVYFSGEQNGIEAELAFQFNDGYSENILSFVNNVRTKDGGTHEAGFKTAMTRVFNEYARKVSLLKEKDKNLEGTDIREGLASIVSVRVPEDVLQFEGQTKGKLGTSEARSSIDAIVSEHLAYFLEENPDVATLLVRKAIKAAQAREAARKAREEARTGKKKKKSEGTLSGKLTPAQSRNPQKNELYLVEGDSAGGSAKQGRDRRFQAVLPLRGKVINTEKAKLADIFKNEEINTIIYAIGGGVGNEFAVEDINYDKVVIMTDADTDGAHIQVLLLTFFYRYMKPLIEAGKVFIALPPLYKVSKGKGKSEVIEYAWSDEELGDVTKKVGKGYMLQRYKGLGEMNADQLWETTMNPETRTLIRVKIDDASRAERRVTTLMGDKVEPRRKWIERNVQFGMQEEGNILENEMIMETEVE
- a CDS encoding oxidoreductase, which gives rise to MKKIGVGIVGFGFSSTTFHIPLLQTIEEYDIRAILSSKEEVVKQALPNAEVVGTIDELVNRADIALVVITSPNTTHFPYVKEAIVHGKHVVVEKPFVVSIEEGEELISLANQHNVVLSVYHNRRFDNDFLTIKKLLQEKRIGNVYAYEAHFDRFRPHVRDRWREKNLPGSGILYDLGSHLIDQALSIFGKPDAISADVIKQRPGAEVDDYFHVVLHYGVKRVILHSSSYVKQAGPHFTLHGDKGSIVKYGMDSQEEQLKNGMKPGDNGYGADSEENFATLETEEELVRIPTEVGCYDMYYKGVRDSIVNGEKPPVTAEEGLEVIRLIQLAIESSETDRAIPVR
- the parC gene encoding DNA topoisomerase IV subunit A produces the protein MQAEKFHDLPLEDVLGDRFARYSKYIIQDRALPDARDGLKPVQRRILYSMYVEGNVHDKAFRKSAKTVGNVIGNYHPHGDSSVYEAMVRLSQTWKVRNVLVEMHGNNGSVDGDPAAAMRYTEARLSPIASELLRDLDKETVEFVSNFDDTSEEPVVLPAMFPNLLVNGSTGISAGYATEIPPHHLGEVIDATMMRIDQPNSSVDDLLAVIKGPDFPTGGIIQGIDGIKKAYETGKGKIIIRGKAEVETIRGGKQQIVITEIPYEVNKANLVKKMDELRIDKRLDGIAEVRDETDRTGLRIVVELKKEANAEGILNYLYKNTDLQIPYNFNMVAINNRRPTLMTLPKILDAYIGHQKEVVTRRSQYELRKAENRQHIVEGLKKALSILDEVIETIRGSKDKRNAKDNLSAKFGFTEAQSEAIVSLQLYRLTNTDITALEQEAAELSKKIIELQSILQSEKRLLQVIKTDLKRVKKTYSDNRRAVIEEEIEEIKIDVEVMIPQEDVIVTVTKEGYVKRTGWRSHNASNGKDFGMKEGDILLERFDTNTTETVLLFTNKGNYIYLPVYEMPEIRWKDLGQHVANLVTLERDEALIWATVVPNFEEEKRFIVFVTRNGMIKKTELNQYKVQRYSRAFVAVNLKKDDEVVDIFATDGTSDIVLATHGAYALVFNEEEVSPVGVRAAGVKAINLKEDDYVASGKPLNGEKDQLILVTQRGAVKRIKASEIEKSTRAKRGLVIFKELKRNPYRIVGIEIVRDDELVYMKTEKHIVEEIDPKAFRNKDRYSNGSLVLDVNDTGEVIETWTKKRT
- a CDS encoding VOC family protein, with protein sequence MTLEIAIFLSMNGKAKEAINFYIRNLEAKKLMIVTYEEMAKRDSSFEITSENKDYISHSVLQIGNTKLMIAEDTMKSNERYNVGNNMSLCIQSANLEEIQRFYNNLISDKHVKIISPLEKNIFSEAYGIIEDPFGIQIQLMYDKRLN